From the genome of Leptotrichia sp. HSP-342:
ATATACGTCACTCCTACGTTTAAGATTGGTAATAAATTAAATGCAAATTTTCCTATCATAAATAATCTGTCAGGTTGTTTTAATATAAACCATAAGAATTTTGCGTCTGCTGGAATTGCATTTCCGCTAAAAGCCCAATATAATGCTACAAATATTGGCATTTGAATTAATAGTGGCAGACATCCTCCTAGGGGATTTACTCCACTTTCTCTATATAGTTCTGCTGTTTTTTGCTGGTATTCCTTTGGATCATCTTTGTATTTTTCTTTTATTTTTTCAAGTTCAGGCTGTAGCTCCCTCATTTTTTTCATTGACTTTTCCTGTTTTAATGTTAATGGAAATACAATTATTCTCATTAAAATTGTAACAATTATTATTGCTATACCGTAATTTCCCACAACACCATATATCGCATTTAAAACATGTACGACAAAATCAACAAGTGCCTGTATTTTAAACATATATTATTTCCTCCACTTTTTTATTTTAACGGATCATAGCCACCCTTGTGAAAAGGATGACATTTTAATAATCTTCTTATTGTCAGATAACTACCTTTTAATGCTCCATATTTTGTAATTGCCTGTCGTGAATATTCTGAGCAAGTTGG
Proteins encoded in this window:
- the yidD gene encoding membrane protein insertion efficiency factor YidD, whose protein sequence is MKKILLYLLKFYQKGISPYFGRRCRFYPTCSEYSRQAITKYGALKGSYLTIRRLLKCHPFHKGGYDPLK
- a CDS encoding YidC/Oxa1 family membrane protein insertase produces the protein MFKIQALVDFVVHVLNAIYGVVGNYGIAIIIVTILMRIIVFPLTLKQEKSMKKMRELQPELEKIKEKYKDDPKEYQQKTAELYRESGVNPLGGCLPLLIQMPIFVALYWAFSGNAIPADAKFLWFILKQPDRLFMIGKFAFNLLPILNVGVTYIQQKIMTSATSGQESNQQMQTMLYMMPLMMLFIFYNMPSGVTLYYLVSGALSLVQQYFILKGRSDDGKDNIKGAK